One Echeneis naucrates chromosome 1, fEcheNa1.1, whole genome shotgun sequence DNA segment encodes these proteins:
- the LOC115042164 gene encoding arachidonate 12-lipoxygenase, 12R-type-like: MVDYNVTVSTANIPYATTLSSVSMKLVGTDGESDRTWLLSFKWLLSFLRGAVSSFTVSCPASLGKLVLIELDKQRLPFIPEDSWFPAKVEVKSPEGETYHFPIYRWITDNEVHRFREGTALKVFDDNHHLGQYSREQELNQRAQDYVWDVYAEGIPHIIKAESPSSLPSEVRFSFTKSTEFAYTAKASLTELNLKGLDDCTERWDDLDTINRVFCCKRTAISEYVQQHWKEDALFAYQFLNGVNPMLIRRCTVLPRNFPVTDDMVCLHGQGSLGDEMKKGNIFLCDYKNFDGLKANTINGKKQYLMAPLILLHKTPEHKLMPIAIQLKQTPADDNPIFLPTDSEYDWLIAKIFVRSTDFNEHQLNVHLLRTHLLAEVFAVSLLRNLPMVHPLYKLLVPHTRYTLQINLLARIRLISESGVFTQFTSSGGEAMATILKRSLASVTYSSLCIPDDITERGLQNVPNFYYRDDGLQLWDIINRFVKGVLSYYYKTDAEVQKDSELQKWILDIFEHGFLSQPDKGIPQRFTTVAELIKFVTMVIFTCSAQHSAVNTGQYDYGGWMPNTPTSLQLPPPTTKGTTDETRMLQTLPDVNATVQGMASLWLLSKPSSDFVALGQYPEEHFSEEVPRKLIKDFQGELGVLSAAIKIRNQSLEIPYTYMDPAEFENSVAI; the protein is encoded by the exons ATGGTAGATTACAACGTGACCGTATCCACAGCCAATATTCCCTATGCCACTACTTTAAGCAGTGTGTCCATGAAGCTTGTGGGcacagatggagagagtgaCCGCACATGGCTTCTAAGTTTTAAATGGCTTCTATCTTTCTTAAGAGGAGCA GTGTCAAGCTTCACTGTGTCCTGCCCGGCCTCACTTGGAAAGCTGGTTCTGATAGAGCTAGACAAACAGCGTCTTCCATTTATCCCAGAAGATTCCTGGTTCCCTGCAAAGGTGGAAGTGAAATCCCCCGAGGGGGAAACCTACCACTTTCCCATCTACCGTTGGATCACTGACAATGAGGTGCACCGCTTCAGGGAAGGGACAG ctctgAAAGTCTTTGATGATAACCACCATCTTGGCCAGTATTCTCGGGAGCAGGAGTTGAACCAGCGAGCACAAGACTATGT CTGGGATGTCTATGCTGAGGGAATACCCCACATCATAAAGGCAGAAAGCCCATCTTCTCTGCCTTCTGAGGTCCGGTTCTCCTTCACCAAGTCAACTGAATTTGCCTACACTGCAAAAGCGAG CTTGACAGAGTTGAACCTGAAGGGACTTGATGATTGCACAGAGAGATGGGATGATCTTGATACTATAAACCGCGTGTTCTGCTGCAAACGTACAGCTATTTCAG AGTATGTCCAGCAACATTGGAAGGAGGATGCTCTCTTTGCCTACCAGTTTCTAAATGGTGTCAATCCCATGTTGATTCGACGCTGCACAGTCCTACCCAGAAACTTTCCTGTCACTGATGACATGGTCTGCCTCCATGGTCAGGGTAGCTTGGGAGATGAAATGAAG AAAGGCAACATATTCCTGTGTGACTACAAGAATTTCGATGGACTTAAAGCGAACACCATCAATGGAAAGAAGCAGTACTTGATGGCTCCCCTCATTCTGCTCCACAAAACACCTGAACACAAACTGATGCCAATCGCTATTCAG CTGAAGCAGACTCCAGCAGATGACAATCCAATCTTTTTACCTACTGATTCTGAGTATGACTGGTTGATCGCCAAGATTTTTGTGCGAAGTACAGATTTTAATGAACATCAACtcaatgttcacctgctgcggACTCACCTACTGGCTGAAGTTTTTGCAGTGTCACTTCTGCGCAACCTGCCAATGGTGCATCCACTGTACAAG cTCCTCGTCCCTCACACTCGATATACTCTACAGATCAACCTCTTAGCTCGAATCCGTCTGATATCCGAGAGTGGAGTTTTCACACAA TTCACATCCTCTGGTGGAGAGGCCATGGCAACGATCCTGAAGAGATCACTGGCCTCAGTGACCTACAGCTCTCTCTGCATACCAGATGACATCACTGAGCGTGGGCTGCAGAATGTGCCAAACTTCTACTACAGGGATGATGGACTCCAGCTTTGGGATATCATCAACAG GTTTGTGAAGGGGGTTCTAAGCTACTACTATAAAACTGATGCTGAAGTCCAGAAAGACTCTGAACTGCAGAAGTGGATTCTGGACATTTTTGAACACGGATTCCTTTCCCAACCAGACAAAG GAATTCCTCAGAGGTTTACAACTGTGGCAGAGCTGATCAAGTTTGTCACTATGGTCATCTTCACTTGCTCAGCccaacactcagctgtgaacactGGACAG TATGACTATGGTGGCTGGATGCCCAACACACCTACGTCACTACAACTCCCCCCACCAACCACAAAGGGGACAACAGATGAGACCAGGATGCTGCAGACTCTCCCTGATGTTAATGCAACAGTTCAGGGCATGGCCAGCTTGTGGCTACTGAGCAAACCATCATCTGACTTT GTCGCGCTTGGTCAGTACCCTGAGGAGCATTTCAGTGAGGAGGTTCCCCGCAAGCTGATCAAGGATTTCCAAGGAGAACTTGGAGTGCTGAGTGCAGCCATCAAAATCAGGAACCAGAGTCTGGAAATCCCATACACATACATGGACCCAGCAGAGTTTGAAAATAGTGTTGCCATTTGA